One genomic segment of Besnoitia besnoiti strain Bb-Ger1 chromosome VII, whole genome shotgun sequence includes these proteins:
- a CDS encoding putative vacuolar ATP synthase subunit C (encoded by transcript BESB_078990) yields MSGSAGAAGDGVRTCPYWLVACNTDDSHSAEQIFSSLKRAVLGSRGGALCSEACLLDIPHLKFGTFDDLIRSVDLLQKQDSYVESVIRRIERQALEIDPECELKIVWQRHSLTVDQYIRRFQWDDAKYPRSRAIPENLDILVQAVTKTDDEVRAKVAVWHEVRQQMVSTSSAGKKTGPGNYMQRDLIDVFAPDAIRSDDFLTTEHLATAVVVVPRSQERDWQQTYESLDEFVVPRSGRKFDLPDDADGNSLWRVILFKSHLPQFRQAAQSKKFVVRDFHYSEQAYRETVLARSRVEAEKTKQETFLSRVCFAAFSDIFIAWMHLKAMRTFCEAVLRFGVPPQYAAFVLHPASETKEKKLRAELEKLFSPKGGFGNRYFADGKDDGDDDEDFFPYVWLSLQPFGVHRGAA; encoded by the coding sequence ATGTCGGGGtcagccggcgcggcgggcgacggagTGCGGACTTGCCCGTATTGGTTGGTAGCTTGCAACACGGACGACAGCCACAGCGCTGAGCAGATTTTCAGTTCGCTGAAGCGCGCAGTTTTGggttcgcgcggcggcgcattGTGCAGTGAGGCGTGTCTGCTGGACATTCCGCACCTGAAGTTTGGCACCTTTGACGACTTGATTCGCTCAGTCGActtgctgcagaagcaggACTCGTACGTGGAGAGCGTGATTCGGCGCATcgagcgccaggcgctggagaTCGACCCCGAGTGCGAGTTGAAAATCGTCTGGCAGCGCCACTCGCTCACAGTCGACCAATACATCCGCCGCTTCCAGTGGGACGACGCCAAGTatccgcgctcgcgcgcgatcCCAGAGAACCTCGACATTTTGGTGCAGGCTGTGACGAAGACAGACGACGAAGTGCGCGCCAAAGTCGCCGTCTGGCACGAAGTGCGCCAGCAGATGGTCAGCACGTCCTCCGCCGGCAAAAAGACGGGCCCGGGGAACTACATGCAGCGCGACTTGATCGACGTCTTCGCGCCCGACGCAATTCGCAGCGACGACTTCCTCACCACGGAGCACCTCGCCACGGCCGTCGTTGTCGTGCCGCGCAGCCAGGAGCGGGACTGGCAGCAGACCTACGAGAGCTTGGACGAGTTCGTCGTGCCGCGGAGCGGCCGCAAGTTCGACTTgcccgacgacgcggacgggAACTCGCTCTGGCGAGTGATTCTCTTCAAGTCGCACCTCCCTCAGTTTCGCCAAGCCGCGCAGAGCAAGAAGTTCGTCGTCCGCGACTTCCACTACAGCGAGCAAGCCTACCGCGAGACCGtgctcgctcgctcgcgcgttgAGGCCGAGAAGACCAAGCAGGAAACGTTCCTCagtcgcgtctgcttcgcggccttctccgACATCTTCATCGCGTGGATGCATCTCAAGGCGATGCGCACCTTCTGCGAGGCAGTCCTCCGCTTCGGAGTTCCGCCGCAGTACGCTGCCTTCGTTCTGCACCCTGCGAGCGAGAccaaggagaagaagctgcgcgcggaaCTCGAAAAACTCTTCTCGCCGAAGGGCGGATTCGGCAACAGATACTTTGCAGACGGcaaggacgacggcgacgatgACGAAGACTTCTTCCCCTACGTCTGGCTCTCCCTGCAGCCCTTCGGCGTccaccgcggcgccgcgtga
- a CDS encoding hypothetical protein (encoded by transcript BESB_079000) — MVAKTKKSKASPPGASRGGHAAAAMAKSASSGASSSAKKKINKKTRATGRGTAAVPPRPMMKKSATTSGKKMAAGKKANPKKSVKPSRGSAKKPAAAMKKVSSEKELASSAAASNDVAPSAAPSMKKRAPRSAAAAAPAKKRTSSSSEKKTKKSPPKKVAAPKKKGPVKKAKKAGKKQ; from the coding sequence ATGGTGGCAAAAACAAAGAAGTCGAAAGCCAGTCCACCTGGAGCTTCTCGTGGAGGCcatgcggccgcggcgatgGCTAAGAGCGCGTCGTCtggagcttcttcttcggccAAAAAAAAGATCAATAAGAAGACGCGTGCAACAGGTCGCGGCACTGCGGCTgtcccgccgcgccccaTGATGAAGAAGTCCGCCACCACCAGCGGGAAAAAGATGGCGGcagggaagaaggcgaaccCCAAAAAGTCTGTCAAGCCCAGCCGTGGGAGTGCAAAgaagccggcggcggcgatgaAGAAGGTCTCTTCTGAAAAAGAACtggcctccagcgcggcagccagcAACGACgtggcgccttccgctgcgccgtctATGAAGAAACGGGCACCgcgttccgcggcggccgccgccccggcgaagaagagaacctcttcttcctcggaaAAAAAGACTAAGAAGAGCCCGCCCAAGAAAGTCGCTGCACCCAAGAAGAAGGGTCCTGTCAAGAAAGCCAAGAAGGCAGGAAAGAAGCAGTGA
- a CDS encoding hypothetical protein (encoded by transcript BESB_078980), translating into MARRKDSAGMAARSSRGKSSVWQRGAAGISVSLVVCSFLASLWAAYVAQCDALDLSKLDPPLPQADYSLVIPPSDLDAIGRHVQYLLPNQRFMIVLESPRAVRVWPRNVLFEVYDVDDGICDVVSLKSLKYLFKKAPANYVYWHVTEHALPGVPDPVKSLVFVAPPPGSSGGDTEEFCVVMREKQGFGEVSVVIMTGRGSGAQGAVVLLSVGLLPIVASVFAL; encoded by the coding sequence ATGGCACGACGCAAAGATTCAGCGGGGATGGCTGCTCGGTCTTCTCGGGGGAAGAGCTCTGTGtggcagagaggcgcggctgggATATCCGTTTCCCTCGTGGTATGCTCTTTTCTGGCGTCATTATGGGCTGCGTACGTTGCGCAGTGCGATGCCCTCGATTTGAGCAAGCTGGATCCTCCCCTCCCGCAAGCGGACTACTCTCTAGTGATTCCCCCCTCCGATCTAGATGCGATTGGTCGCCACGTTCAGTACTTGTTACCGAATCAGAGATTTATGATTGTGCTAGAGAGTCCGCGAGCGGTTCGGGTATGGCCACGAAACGTACTATTTGAAGTGTACGATGTGGATGACGGGATCTGTGACGTGGTCTCGCTCAAGTCGTTGAAGTATCTTTTCAAAAAAGCTCCTGCGAACTACGTGTACTGGCATGTGACAGAGCATGCCTTGCCCGGCGTCCCCGACCCGGTCAAGTCATTAGTTTTTGtggctcctccgccgggcTCTTCCGGTGGAGACACTGAAGAGTTCTGCGTTGTCATGCGCGAAAAACAGGGCTTTGGAGAAGTGTCAGTTGTGATCATGACCGGGCGGGGGTCTGGTGCTCAGGGGGCGGTTGTCCTCTTATCCGTGGGTCTCCTGCCAATCGTGGCCTCGGTTTTCGCACTGTGA